One Cicer arietinum cultivar CDC Frontier isolate Library 1 chromosome 8, Cicar.CDCFrontier_v2.0, whole genome shotgun sequence DNA segment encodes these proteins:
- the LOC101510327 gene encoding transcription factor MYB87-like has translation MGRAPCCDKANVKKGPWSPEEDSKLKSYIEQKGTGGNWIALPQKIGLKRCGKSCRLRWLNYLRPNIKHGGFSEEEDDIICSLYISIGSRWSIIAAQLPGRTDNDIKNYWNTRLKKKLLGKQRKEQHAQAQAQAQAQARRVSNMKQEMKRETNHNLMISSCMSTQAPNYWTAAEYSVHHPIQVSNSSIMNYDHLNNETSFTNLLHPTTIVDMNMNMNMNMTNPLSMVSDTNNGGSNCDHPPQIFEGFEIFSSDLSELVCVNQQQMEAFYGIDQSNGGSTITTSTESTSWGDMNSLVYSPNLVSDYEGSIPQDVATFEDSRYFKMQ, from the exons ATGGGAAGAGCTCCTTGCTGTGACAAAGCCAATGTCAAAAAAGGACCATGGTCTCCTGAAGAAGATTCCAAACTCAAGTCTTACATAGAACAGAAGGGTACTGGTGGAAATTGGATTGCTCTGCCACAGAAGATAG GACTTAAGAGATGTGGAAAAAGTTGTCGTCTTCGATGGTTAAATTATCTTCGACCGAATATTAAACATGGTGGTttttcagaggaagaagatgacaTTATATGTAGTCTCTATATTAGTATCGGAAGCAg GTGGTCAATCATAGCAGCACAATTACCAGGACGAACGGATAATGATATAAAGAACTACTGGAACACAAGGTTGAAGAAAAAGCTCCTTGGAAAACAAAGGAAGGAACAACATGCTCAAGCTCAAGCTCAAGCTCAAGCTCAAGCGCGAAGAGTTAGCAACATGAAACAAGAaatgaaaagagaaacaaaTCATAATTTGATGATATCTTCTTGTATGAGTACTCAAGCTCCTAATTATTGGACAGCTGCAGAGTATTCTGTTCATCATCCCATCCAAGTTTCAAATTCTTCCATCATGAACTATGATCATCTCAACAATGAAACATCTTTCACAAATTTGCTTCATCCAACAACCATAGTGGACATGAACATGAACATGAACATGAACATGACAAACCCTTTGTCCATGGTGAGTGATACAAACAATGGTGGTAGTAATTGTGATCATCCACCACAAATATTTGAagggtttgaaattttttcaagTGATTTAAGTGAGTTGGTTTGTGTGAACCAACAACAAATGGAGGCTTTTTATGGAATTGATCAATCCAATGGTGGTAGCACAATCACAACTTCAACAGAAAGCACTAGTTGGGGTGATATGAACTCTTTGGTTTATTCACCTAATTTGGTTTCTGATTATGAAGGTTCAATTCCACAAGATGTTGCTACTTTTGAGGATTCTAGGTATTTTAAAATGCAATAA
- the LOC101510007 gene encoding branched-chain amino acid aminotransferase 2, chloroplastic has translation MESSAALTGIRLTSSICLSRHSSPFLSPSSPLKPSLSLKFQKQFPSISQNAFEASSPLRPSAAVSANYSEAIELADIDWDNLGFGLQPTDYMYIMKCTRDGSFSKGELKRFGNIELNPSAGVLNYGQGLFEGLKAYRKEDGNILLFRPEENALRMKMGAERMCMPSPSVEQFVEAVKDTVLANKHWIPPQGKGSLYIRPLLMGSGAVLGLAPAPEYTFLIYVSPVGNYFKEGLAPINLIVESELHRATPGGTGGVKTIGNYAAVLKAQSAAKAKGYSDVLYLDCVHKRYLEEVSSCNIFVVKGNIISTPAIKGTILPGITRKSIIDVARSQGFQVEERLVSVEELLEADEVFCTGTAVVVSPVGSVTYLGQKKSYGDGIGVVSQQLYTVLTRLQMGLAKDDMNWTVELR, from the exons ATGGAGAGCAGCGCCGCCCTTACTGGCATACGACTGACTTCCTCGATCTGCCTCTCCCGCCACTCTTCCCCTTTTCTTTCTCCCTCATCTCCACTCAAaccttctctctctctcaag TTTCAAAAGCAGTTTCCATCCATTTCTCAGAATGCTTTCGAAGCTTCTTCTCCTCTCAGGCCTTCCGCCGCTGTTTCTGCTAATTACAG TGAGGCGATTGAGTTGGCTGATATAGATTGGGATAACCTCGGATTTGGTCTTCAACCTACTGATTATATGTATATTATGAAATGCACTCGAGATGGAAGCTTTTCTAAGGGTGAACTTAAGCGTTTTGGGAACATTGAATTGAATCCTTCTGCTGGAGTTTTAAACTATGGGCAG GGGTTATTTGAGGGTCTGAAAGCCTACCGTAAAGAAGATGGGAATATACTCCTCTTTCGTCCAGAAGAAAATGCTTTACGGATGAAGATGGGCGCCGAGCGGATGTGCATGCCATCACCTAGTGTAGAACAGTTTGTGGAAGCTGTGAAGGATACTGTTTTAGCAAACAAACATTGG ATTCCCCCTCAGGGTAAAGGTTCCTTGTATATTAGACCTTTGCTAATGGGAAGTGGAGCTGTACTTGGGCTTGCACCTGCGCCAGAGTACACTTTTCTGATTTATGTTTCACCTGTTGGGAACTACTTCAAG GAAGGTTTGGCCCCAATCAATTTGATTGTGGAGAGTGAACTACATCGTGCAACTCCTGGTGGCACTGGAGGTGTGAAGACCATTGGAAACTATGCTGCA GTTCTTAAGGCACAGTCTGCAGCTAAAGCTAAAGGCTACTCTGATGTTTTGTACCTTGACTGTGTGCACAAAAGATATTTGGAGGAGGTGTCTTCATGCAATATATTTGTTGTTAAG GGTAACATTATTTCAACTCCAGCTATCAAAGGGACTATCCTGCCTGGCATTACTCGAAAAAGTATAATTGACGTTGCTCGAAGCCAAGGGTTTCAG GTTGAGGAGCGATTAGTGTCGGTAGAAGAGTTGCTTGAGGCTGACGAGGTCTTCTGCACAGGAACAGCTGTGGTTGTATCACCTGTTGGCAGTGTTACTTATCTTGGCCAAAA GAAATCTTATGGAGATGGTATTGGAGTGGTTTCACAGCAACTGTATACTGTCCTTACCAGATTGCAAATGGGTCTTGCGAAGGATGACATGAATTGGACTGTTGAGCTGAGATAA